From Micromonospora rhizosphaerae, the proteins below share one genomic window:
- a CDS encoding SDR family NAD(P)-dependent oxidoreductase, with amino-acid sequence MHGLVAVVTGGASGIGAACVRRFVDAGARVAALDVTAGDRTDDRVLPVHADVADATSVEAALDLVAAAFGGVDIVVNNAGVSAVGGVDANDDAEWHRVLDVNIVGVARVSRAALPYLRNSAHAAIVNISSVVAFAGLPNRVLYSATKGAVHAMTLAMAADLVADGIRVNCVCPGTVDTPWVARLLATSADPDGERRRLEARQPTGRLVTAEEVADAVHYLASPAAAATTGSALAVDGGMHGLRLPR; translated from the coding sequence ATGCATGGTCTGGTGGCGGTTGTTACCGGCGGCGCATCGGGCATCGGCGCCGCATGCGTGCGTCGGTTCGTGGATGCCGGCGCGCGGGTGGCCGCGCTGGACGTGACCGCGGGCGACCGGACCGACGACCGGGTGCTGCCCGTGCACGCCGACGTGGCCGACGCCACGTCCGTCGAGGCGGCGCTGGATTTGGTCGCCGCCGCGTTCGGCGGGGTGGACATCGTGGTCAATAACGCGGGCGTCAGCGCCGTCGGAGGGGTCGACGCCAACGACGACGCCGAATGGCACCGGGTGCTCGATGTCAACATCGTCGGGGTCGCTCGGGTCAGTCGGGCGGCCCTGCCGTACCTGCGCAACTCTGCCCACGCGGCCATCGTGAACATCTCGTCGGTCGTCGCCTTCGCTGGCTTGCCCAACCGGGTCCTGTACTCGGCGACCAAGGGCGCCGTACACGCCATGACGCTGGCCATGGCCGCCGACCTGGTGGCCGACGGCATCCGCGTCAACTGTGTGTGCCCCGGCACTGTCGACACCCCGTGGGTCGCCCGGCTGCTCGCCACGTCCGCGGACCCGGACGGGGAGCGGCGCCGGCTGGAGGCGCGGCAGCCGACGGGCCGGCTTGTCACGGCTGAGGAGGTGGCCGACGCGGTGCACTACCTGGCGTCGCCGGCGGCCGCTGCCACGACCGGCTCCGCGTTGGCCGTGGACGGCGGCATGCACGGACTACGCCTCCCGAGGTGA
- a CDS encoding fumarylacetoacetate hydrolase family protein: MRVGPAGHEHPVLVGDDGRHHDLTPVTADLDSKFFATGGVARVRAAYQSGRLPEVDVSGLRVGAPVARPGVVLCIGMNYAAHAAESGAAPPAEPVIFYKAPNTLVGPYDDVVIPRGSTRTDWEVELAVVIGARARYLDTPDDALTCVAGYATSNDLSEREFQLDRSGGQWSKGKSCETFNPLGPWLVTPDEVGDPQDLPLRSWVNGEPRQDSSTKDMVFEVAHLVWHLSQFTVLEPGDVINTGTPQGVALSGRFGYLRPGDVVEVEVAGLGRQRNTCRQA, from the coding sequence ATGCGGGTGGGCCCGGCCGGCCACGAACACCCGGTGCTCGTCGGAGATGACGGCCGGCACCATGACCTGACGCCGGTTACGGCGGACCTGGACAGCAAATTCTTCGCCACGGGCGGTGTGGCGCGGGTCCGCGCCGCCTACCAGTCGGGCCGGCTGCCGGAGGTGGACGTCTCCGGCCTGCGCGTCGGCGCCCCGGTGGCGCGGCCGGGCGTCGTGCTGTGCATCGGTATGAACTACGCCGCGCACGCGGCCGAGTCTGGCGCCGCCCCTCCGGCCGAACCGGTCATCTTCTACAAGGCACCCAACACCCTTGTGGGGCCGTACGACGACGTGGTGATCCCGCGCGGTTCGACGCGAACCGACTGGGAGGTGGAGCTGGCCGTTGTGATCGGTGCTCGCGCCCGCTATCTCGACACCCCCGATGATGCGCTGACCTGCGTGGCCGGGTATGCCACATCGAACGACTTGTCCGAGCGGGAGTTCCAGCTTGACCGCTCCGGCGGGCAATGGTCCAAGGGCAAGAGCTGCGAGACGTTCAACCCGCTCGGACCGTGGCTGGTCACCCCCGATGAGGTCGGCGACCCGCAGGACCTTCCGCTGCGCAGCTGGGTCAACGGCGAGCCGCGCCAGGATTCCTCCACCAAGGACATGGTGTTCGAGGTGGCGCACCTGGTGTGGCACCTGTCCCAGTTCACCGTGCTGGAGCCAGGCGATGTGATCAACACCGGGACGCCGCAGGGGGTGGCGCTGTCGGGCCGCTTCGGCTACTTACGCCCGGGTGATGTCGTAGAGGTCGAGGTGGCCGGCCTAGGCCGGCAACGCAACACCTGCCGGCAGGCGTGA
- a CDS encoding mannonate dehydratase, whose product MSMRIALGHIDTYDDRTAAFARQLGLTSVQLHAPSNLPSDAGYWTYPDLRALQDRCARDGLTIEGLENVPAALFDKIQRGAAGRDEQIENYQRTIRNLARAGIFLLGYHFITTYVWRTDMRAAGRGGARVTAFDLADVGAGNALASYKLTPSEPIEPPITAEQMWANYQYFLDAVLPVAEEAGVRLALHPDDPPVDAPLGGAARIFTTPAALEEGHRRANGSPAWGLNLCLGTVSEMDGHRSVDEVIDYFGRANAISYVHFRDVNGTVPAFTECFLGEGNLDPAAVMARLASVGFDGFIIDDHTPAMTDDLDTWGDTSSAAYCSRGRAHAIGYLQGILTACGRLPAGQES is encoded by the coding sequence ATGAGCATGCGCATCGCCCTCGGCCACATCGACACCTACGACGACCGGACCGCGGCGTTCGCCCGACAGCTCGGTTTGACCAGCGTGCAACTGCACGCCCCCAGCAACCTCCCGAGTGACGCCGGCTACTGGACATACCCAGACCTGCGGGCGCTGCAGGACCGCTGCGCACGCGACGGCCTGACCATCGAAGGGCTGGAGAACGTTCCGGCAGCCCTCTTTGACAAGATCCAGCGCGGCGCGGCCGGGCGGGACGAGCAGATCGAAAACTACCAGCGCACGATCCGTAACCTGGCCCGGGCCGGGATCTTCCTGCTCGGCTACCACTTCATCACGACCTACGTGTGGCGCACCGACATGCGTGCCGCCGGCCGGGGCGGCGCCCGCGTCACCGCGTTCGACCTCGCCGACGTTGGCGCCGGCAACGCCCTGGCCAGCTACAAGCTGACACCCAGCGAACCGATCGAACCGCCGATCACCGCCGAGCAGATGTGGGCCAACTACCAGTACTTCCTCGATGCCGTGCTACCAGTCGCCGAAGAGGCCGGCGTCCGACTCGCCCTGCACCCCGACGACCCGCCGGTCGACGCCCCGCTCGGCGGCGCCGCGCGCATCTTCACCACCCCGGCCGCCCTCGAGGAGGGTCACCGGCGGGCCAACGGCAGCCCGGCGTGGGGCCTCAACCTCTGCCTCGGCACGGTGTCCGAGATGGACGGACACCGCAGCGTCGACGAGGTGATCGACTACTTCGGTCGTGCGAACGCGATCAGCTACGTCCACTTCCGCGACGTGAACGGCACCGTGCCCGCATTCACGGAGTGTTTCCTCGGCGAGGGGAACCTCGACCCGGCCGCCGTGATGGCCCGGCTCGCGTCGGTCGGCTTCGACGGCTTCATCATCGACGACCATACCCCGGCTATGACCGACGATCTCGACACGTGGGGCGACACCTCGTCCGCCGCCTATTGCAGCCGCGGGCGCGCCCACGCGATTGGCTACCTTCAGGGCATCCTCACGGCTTGCGGACGGCTACCCGCCGGACAGGAGAGCTGA